The following are from one region of the Marinomonas sp. CT5 genome:
- the ugpC gene encoding sn-glycerol-3-phosphate ABC transporter ATP-binding protein UgpC — translation MANVKLNNIKKRFGDVDVLHGIDLDIKDGEFVVLIGESGCGKSTLLRLLSGLEDITEGDLYIDDERVNGRSPAKRGIAMVFQSYALYPHMNVFKNMAFGLKISGKDKAFVNNKVMEAAKKLKIDHLLERLPRELSGGQRQRVAIGRAIVRDPKVFLFDEPLSNLDASLRVQTRVELGKLHQELKATVIYVTHDQVEAMTLGDKIVVMNKGRVEQVGTPLDLYHHPKTQFVAGFIGSPKMNFLSAKVSQPDPENTQLVLESGRIIQASVDTSSLNQGEIVQLGMRPEHMALACQHNTVEGTVTLIEHLGELSYLYVDIGQEGEMVLKVDGDNQHQAGDKITFGIQPNRLYLFDHQGKALTRVNAHTFATIPL, via the coding sequence ATGGCTAATGTAAAACTTAACAATATTAAAAAGCGCTTTGGCGATGTGGACGTACTACATGGCATCGACCTTGATATCAAAGACGGCGAATTTGTCGTATTGATTGGCGAATCTGGTTGCGGTAAATCGACCTTGCTACGTTTGCTGTCTGGGCTGGAAGATATAACCGAAGGCGACTTGTACATCGATGACGAACGCGTCAATGGACGCTCGCCAGCCAAACGCGGCATTGCTATGGTGTTTCAATCTTATGCTTTATATCCACATATGAACGTGTTTAAAAACATGGCATTTGGCTTAAAAATTTCCGGCAAAGACAAAGCGTTTGTGAACAACAAGGTTATGGAAGCGGCGAAGAAGCTAAAGATTGATCATTTATTGGAGCGATTACCGAGAGAATTGTCTGGTGGCCAACGCCAACGCGTTGCCATCGGTCGTGCCATTGTACGCGACCCGAAAGTCTTCTTATTCGATGAGCCTTTGTCTAATTTAGACGCCTCACTACGAGTTCAAACTCGTGTTGAGCTTGGCAAGCTTCATCAGGAACTAAAAGCCACGGTGATTTATGTTACCCACGATCAAGTCGAGGCCATGACATTGGGTGATAAAATTGTCGTGATGAACAAAGGCCGTGTCGAACAAGTTGGCACGCCGCTGGATTTGTACCACCATCCGAAAACACAATTTGTCGCTGGCTTTATTGGTTCACCCAAAATGAACTTTTTAAGCGCGAAAGTCAGCCAACCTGATCCTGAAAACACGCAACTTGTGCTAGAATCTGGCCGCATTATTCAAGCTTCGGTTGATACTTCGTCCTTAAATCAGGGAGAAATAGTACAACTGGGTATGCGACCAGAACATATGGCGCTCGCATGCCAACATAATACTGTTGAAGGCACAGTTACTTTGATAGAACACCTTGGTGAATTGTCTTATTTATATGTCGATATCGGTCAAGAAGGCGAAATGGTGCTTAAGGTGGATGGTGACAACCAACACCAAGCAGGTGATAAAATTACCTTTGGTATTCAACCTAATCGCTTGTATTTATTTGATCACCAAGGCAAGGCTTTAACGAGAGTCAACGCGCATACTTTTGCGACCATTCCTCTTTAG
- a CDS encoding GntR family transcriptional regulator: MNQNRVNELFGEAQALREKGIPLYMQVKKAILASISAGRVLGGDTLPPERDLAKYLDVSRVTVRRAIDELVKEDVLTQRQGAGTFVSERVEQPLNHLRSFTEVMKARGKAITSKWLDRSLGMPHEDECKALKLTAEQEVVRFYRLRYADGKPMALELATIPSNYILNPFAMEGSLYDLLEQQGCRPVRAFQRLRAISIDEQRAHLLDIPELSAVLYIERTAITKDGTPIEFTRSWFPGDSYDFVAEIHNTI; encoded by the coding sequence ATGAACCAAAATCGGGTTAATGAGTTATTTGGCGAGGCCCAAGCATTGAGAGAAAAAGGCATTCCTCTCTATATGCAGGTAAAAAAAGCCATTTTAGCGTCTATTTCTGCTGGTCGAGTACTTGGCGGAGATACGCTTCCACCGGAGCGAGATCTGGCCAAGTATCTTGATGTTTCACGCGTCACTGTGCGCCGAGCCATCGACGAGTTGGTAAAGGAAGACGTATTGACACAACGCCAAGGCGCAGGAACCTTTGTCAGCGAACGAGTTGAACAACCGCTAAACCACTTGCGTAGCTTTACCGAAGTGATGAAAGCCCGCGGCAAAGCCATTACATCAAAATGGCTGGACCGTTCGTTGGGAATGCCTCATGAGGATGAATGTAAAGCACTTAAGCTAACAGCAGAGCAAGAAGTCGTGCGTTTTTATCGTTTGCGTTACGCCGATGGTAAACCCATGGCGCTTGAATTGGCGACGATTCCAAGTAATTACATTCTCAACCCATTTGCGATGGAAGGATCACTCTACGATTTACTGGAACAACAAGGCTGCCGCCCTGTTCGCGCGTTTCAGCGCCTTCGTGCTATTAGCATTGATGAACAGCGAGCACATTTACTCGATATCCCTGAACTCAGTGCCGTACTGTATATAGAACGTACTGCGATAACAAAAGATGGAACGCCCATTGAGTTTACACGCTCATGGTTTCCTGGGGACTCTTATGACTTTGTCGCTGAGATTCATAACACGATTTGA
- a CDS encoding diguanylate cyclase, which produces MTEKQSVLVIDDEKINLKLIREMLNDDVDIMLAQSGEQGIRKAVEYQPDLILLDVLMPQMDGFETMNHLRHDARTSAIPVIFITALNDSSHEEKALLMGASDYIQKPLHTNIVQARVRLHLQLVKQRKMLELLANIDPLTSLANRRKYQDVFDREWKDCVDKKSCMSLLVIDIDNFKQYNDCYGHATGDKVLKQVASVLALQVLEKGTVARYGGEEFVVLLPSHSQADSMEIASQCMQSIEALNLAYSHNDFSGRVTVSVGGCTKSPTKNCNRDDLFKAADDMLGVAKKSGKNKMLWKLL; this is translated from the coding sequence ATGACAGAAAAGCAGAGTGTTCTAGTCATTGATGATGAAAAAATCAACTTAAAACTTATCCGCGAGATGCTGAATGATGATGTCGATATTATGCTTGCCCAGAGTGGAGAGCAGGGCATTCGTAAAGCGGTTGAATACCAGCCGGATCTTATTTTATTGGATGTTTTGATGCCACAAATGGATGGCTTTGAAACGATGAACCACCTTCGACATGATGCACGAACCAGCGCTATTCCTGTGATTTTCATTACGGCTTTAAACGATTCAAGTCATGAAGAAAAAGCACTCTTAATGGGAGCCAGTGATTATATTCAGAAACCATTGCACACTAATATTGTACAAGCCCGTGTGCGTTTGCATTTGCAATTGGTTAAGCAACGTAAAATGCTTGAGCTGCTCGCTAATATTGATCCTTTGACCTCTCTTGCAAATCGTCGAAAATATCAAGATGTATTTGATCGTGAATGGAAGGATTGTGTCGATAAGAAAAGCTGCATGTCTTTGTTGGTTATTGATATCGATAATTTTAAACAATATAACGATTGTTATGGTCACGCCACTGGCGATAAAGTATTAAAGCAGGTAGCGAGTGTATTGGCGTTGCAAGTTTTGGAAAAGGGCACAGTCGCTCGTTATGGTGGAGAAGAATTTGTTGTTTTGTTGCCTAGCCATTCTCAGGCAGACTCTATGGAGATCGCTAGTCAATGCATGCAGAGTATAGAAGCGTTAAATTTAGCTTATAGTCATAACGACTTTAGTGGCAGGGTGACGGTTAGTGTCGGTGGGTGTACAAAATCCCCGACTAAAAATTGTAACCGTGACGACCTTTTTAAGGCTGCGGATGATATGCTTGGTGTTGCCAAAAAGAGTGGTAAAAACAAGATGTTATGGAAATTGCTGTAG
- a CDS encoding carbohydrate ABC transporter permease has product MKLFSRLIPFSGMRQVPKRVTVHAVLLAYTVIALFPILVVVINAFKERRAIFRDPLGLPDSDSFTLVGFQQVLLRSDFGLYSWNSLVVTILAVGLVLLLGAMAAWALTEYKFKGNLLITFLFAMGIMIPIRLGTVSILSLMVNLDLVNTLTALVLVYIAQGLPLAVYILSEFVRTIPKELTEAARCDSVSEYKIFFCVILPLLKPAMATVAVFTMIPIWNDLWFPLILSPGEETRTITLGVQQFVGQYVTDWNSVLSALTLAIVPVLILYTIFSRQLIRGLTSGAVK; this is encoded by the coding sequence ATGAAACTATTTAGTCGTCTTATACCTTTCTCTGGAATGAGGCAAGTACCTAAAAGAGTTACTGTGCATGCTGTTTTATTGGCCTATACCGTGATTGCTCTTTTTCCGATTCTCGTCGTTGTGATTAATGCCTTTAAAGAACGTCGTGCAATTTTCCGTGATCCACTCGGCTTACCAGACAGTGACTCCTTTACCTTAGTGGGCTTCCAACAAGTTCTATTGAGATCAGACTTCGGCTTATATTCTTGGAACAGTTTGGTCGTCACTATTTTGGCGGTCGGTTTGGTGCTTTTACTTGGCGCTATGGCCGCTTGGGCTTTGACGGAATACAAATTTAAGGGCAACTTGCTGATTACCTTCTTATTTGCCATGGGCATCATGATTCCAATACGTCTTGGCACGGTGAGTATTTTAAGTCTGATGGTTAACCTGGATTTAGTAAATACGCTTACCGCACTAGTGCTGGTGTACATAGCCCAAGGCTTGCCTCTTGCGGTATACATATTATCGGAGTTTGTACGCACTATCCCAAAGGAACTAACCGAGGCAGCACGTTGCGATTCGGTTAGCGAATACAAGATTTTCTTTTGTGTCATCTTGCCACTATTGAAACCTGCGATGGCAACCGTTGCCGTATTCACCATGATTCCGATTTGGAATGATTTATGGTTCCCATTGATACTCTCACCGGGTGAAGAAACTCGCACTATTACCCTTGGCGTACAGCAGTTTGTTGGTCAATACGTCACAGACTGGAACTCGGTTTTGTCAGCGTTAACTCTAGCGATCGTTCCTGTGCTAATCCTATACACCATTTTCTCAAGACAATTGATCCGCGGCTTAACGAGCGGAGCGGTCAAATAA
- a CDS encoding ATP-binding protein, with amino-acid sequence MNLSDVFNQQEHDQTIIDCFIEMWRYSADLMFIMAVEKNGEFSLYDNNPASRAVMGLEQGAEIHRLNLRVQFGDEMAEQVYKTYEQVIESGKPTSIEQTGIRGDGSRIYFDTLFVPIFNSAGDPVFVCGVSRDITKIKDAENVALQANEKLLEYSAALESVNQDLDRKVQERTSELETAKRIVEEALEAKSSFVARMSHEIRTPINAVIGLSHLTLKTPLSSSQKDHLHKILASGEVLLRLVNDVLDFSKIEAGKMALEVVPFSLDSIVQYAIDMNSLKAKEKNLSLNVDISKSLPKMLLGDPLRIQQVLVNLVTNAVKFTEYGGVSIRVYSETNIDNEMLFRCDVIDTGIGISKAYSDKLFKAFQQADDSITREFGGTGLGLTISRQLCELMGGDIWVKSEIGQGSTFSFTFPLNTPDSLLNIENHIENEEKNIPDLSAFSVLLAEDNIINQKVILGYLEDTFIKVDVVENGQEAINKLNEQEYDLVLMDIQMPVMDGLTATRKIRQSSVYGDIPIIAMTAHVSEEAKEQSAKAGMNTHLDKPIKKPELYKNLQNYLTNQEYYNTSHKAGIASDSDALTNIQALSELVKIETLDTAKAIKKLSGKEKLYINIIQAFYKKYVDFPLENFFGDNMVRTIHTLKSNLAYIGAYELSSYCLIIEDQLKENMLNEASVENLIIALKKLVTDIGEAIAPFVSSINKSSTPSYNEKEIVSNIEDILVLLNSSDFSVEDRLNRLRQMVHGSKYALDIESLINDVEKVEFELAAIKAKELILAIQGNLRL; translated from the coding sequence ATGAACCTAAGTGACGTTTTTAACCAACAAGAACATGATCAAACCATCATTGATTGTTTTATAGAAATGTGGCGTTATTCCGCTGACCTGATGTTTATTATGGCAGTGGAAAAAAACGGTGAGTTTTCCCTTTATGATAACAACCCGGCATCTCGGGCTGTTATGGGGTTAGAGCAAGGAGCAGAAATACATCGACTCAATTTAAGGGTTCAGTTTGGGGATGAGATGGCAGAGCAGGTCTATAAGACCTATGAGCAAGTCATAGAAAGTGGCAAGCCTACTTCGATTGAACAGACAGGGATTCGTGGTGATGGTAGTCGTATTTATTTTGATACTTTGTTTGTGCCTATATTTAATTCTGCTGGGGATCCTGTCTTTGTTTGTGGGGTAAGTCGTGATATCACAAAAATCAAAGATGCTGAAAATGTGGCATTGCAAGCCAATGAAAAGTTACTGGAATACAGCGCTGCTTTAGAAAGTGTTAATCAAGATTTAGACCGTAAGGTTCAAGAACGAACTTCTGAACTGGAAACGGCGAAGCGAATAGTGGAAGAAGCGCTTGAGGCAAAATCTTCTTTTGTGGCTCGTATGAGTCATGAAATACGAACGCCAATTAATGCTGTTATTGGTTTAAGTCATCTGACGCTTAAGACGCCATTAAGCTCATCACAGAAAGATCACCTGCATAAAATATTAGCCTCTGGAGAAGTGTTACTTCGTCTGGTAAATGATGTCTTGGATTTTTCGAAGATTGAAGCAGGAAAAATGGCTTTAGAAGTGGTGCCATTCTCTCTTGATTCTATCGTTCAATATGCCATTGATATGAATAGTCTCAAAGCTAAAGAAAAAAACTTATCGCTTAATGTCGATATTTCTAAGTCTCTTCCTAAAATGCTGTTAGGTGATCCATTACGCATTCAACAAGTTTTGGTTAACTTGGTTACTAATGCTGTTAAATTTACGGAATACGGTGGTGTTAGTATACGTGTTTATTCTGAAACGAATATCGATAACGAGATGTTATTCAGATGTGATGTTATTGATACTGGAATCGGTATCTCAAAAGCATATTCAGATAAATTATTTAAAGCATTTCAGCAGGCAGATGACAGTATTACCCGCGAATTTGGCGGTACAGGCTTAGGACTCACTATTTCCAGACAGCTTTGTGAGTTAATGGGAGGTGATATTTGGGTTAAAAGTGAGATAGGCCAAGGCTCAACTTTTAGTTTTACTTTTCCTCTTAATACTCCTGATTCATTGTTAAATATCGAAAATCATATAGAGAATGAAGAAAAAAACATTCCTGATTTATCTGCTTTTTCAGTGCTACTAGCGGAAGATAATATAATTAACCAAAAAGTTATTTTAGGTTATTTAGAGGATACTTTTATAAAAGTAGATGTTGTCGAAAATGGTCAAGAAGCTATCAATAAGTTGAATGAGCAAGAGTATGATCTGGTTCTGATGGACATACAGATGCCTGTAATGGATGGTTTAACGGCGACAAGAAAAATTAGACAGTCTAGTGTTTATGGTGATATTCCAATTATTGCGATGACCGCCCATGTCTCAGAAGAGGCAAAAGAACAATCTGCCAAAGCCGGAATGAATACTCACCTTGATAAGCCTATTAAAAAGCCTGAGTTATACAAAAATTTACAAAATTATCTTACTAATCAAGAGTATTATAATACTTCACATAAAGCTGGCATAGCTTCTGATAGTGATGCGTTAACAAATATTCAGGCATTATCAGAGCTTGTAAAAATAGAGACATTAGATACAGCTAAGGCGATAAAAAAACTTAGTGGAAAAGAAAAACTATATATCAACATAATACAAGCCTTTTATAAAAAGTATGTTGATTTTCCTTTGGAGAATTTTTTTGGTGATAATATGGTAAGGACGATTCATACATTAAAGTCTAATTTAGCCTATATTGGAGCCTATGAGTTGTCCTCATATTGCTTGATCATTGAAGATCAATTAAAGGAAAATATGTTAAACGAAGCGTCTGTTGAAAATCTAATAATTGCCTTGAAGAAGCTAGTGACTGATATCGGTGAGGCGATAGCGCCTTTCGTATCTAGTATTAATAAGAGTAGTACGCCTTCTTATAATGAAAAAGAAATTGTTTCTAATATTGAAGATATTCTCGTTTTATTAAATTCGTCAGATTTTTCGGTAGAAGATAGACTTAATAGGCTGCGTCAAATGGTGCATGGAAGCAAATATGCCTTGGATATTGAAAGTTTAATTAATGATGTAGAGAAAGTTGAGTTTGAGTTGGCTGCGATTAAAGCAAAAGAACTTATTTTAGCCATTCAAGGTAATTTACGGCTATGA
- a CDS encoding avidin/streptavidin family protein — protein sequence MSLILNGTWENSYGSTMTLEVGSDGLILGEYGSHTGSTGTYIVVGYCRPINPVQDASQPLVLSIYWRSTGDEEPDEGSHWVSTYCGQLDSTGQMTVMNSLVTTTQYQNFEPGDYIDKLVFTKSSSALPTNHIKHLTQQDTEVANPINGIWQSTEQRVELALALQDQRYGFVSGWLSYNHERVKVYGFTDTLPQQHNNILQSVSLSGYMMNTGQPISLVGRIDQDADVLAVSRWLANSTSADDAFFQASSMNWQLVKQS from the coding sequence ATGTCTTTGATTTTAAATGGTACTTGGGAAAATAGTTACGGCTCTACGATGACATTAGAAGTGGGCAGCGATGGCTTGATTTTAGGTGAATATGGTTCACATACTGGATCAACTGGAACTTATATCGTTGTTGGCTATTGTCGACCGATCAATCCAGTTCAAGATGCTTCGCAACCATTAGTGCTGTCTATTTATTGGCGTTCAACTGGCGATGAAGAGCCCGATGAAGGTTCGCATTGGGTATCAACATATTGTGGTCAGTTAGACAGTACTGGACAAATGACGGTGATGAACTCCTTAGTAACGACAACTCAGTATCAGAATTTTGAGCCTGGTGATTACATCGATAAGCTGGTTTTCACTAAATCCTCTTCAGCGTTACCTACTAACCATATTAAACATCTGACCCAGCAAGACACTGAAGTGGCTAACCCCATAAATGGGATCTGGCAGAGTACAGAGCAACGCGTTGAACTGGCTTTGGCTTTACAGGATCAGCGGTACGGCTTTGTGTCTGGTTGGCTAAGCTATAATCATGAGCGAGTAAAGGTATATGGTTTTACTGACACCTTGCCTCAACAACATAACAATATATTACAAAGTGTCAGTTTGAGTGGTTATATGATGAACACAGGCCAGCCTATTTCGCTTGTTGGCCGTATTGACCAAGATGCTGATGTGTTAGCGGTTTCTAGGTGGCTAGCTAACTCGACTTCCGCTGATGATGCTTTCTTTCAAGCGAGTTCGATGAATTGGCAGCTGGTTAAGCAATCCTAG
- a CDS encoding pepsin-like aspartic protease — protein sequence MKKNLSMNGEATGISITLDRGPYQNNGASPWYACVGLGTSPQPLKFSFDTGSNFIWVTSSLCKPNTCEHYGDKQFVYQLSSSFTWVDEQVMAVSFGPWGSMEVQTGRDVFTLTPHLNQSDIGSVSVLSDIYLAKSYEGPQFSELDWDGGIGVPSMTDVTETAAYSPYRYQSFANQAEAASFHFFQSLIEQRIVSPQCPYVGFLTDIDSKAGQVQFGQLDDDYRNSREYLFLPWDQYAAPYLWTSKIFSLSIGHKQVISPESLQQEPYFFALDSGSSAFKGDVTLMNTLYNIASQTKEDVVIEIGRTDAGDVGKLVVTADMYNVFIEEGEDKGKVITQFQPLEGGDYIALVGSVMMDYLYTVYEYSIHYIDGKPNLLPVGMWVFNKPSGPRVITTLQELPARIFDVN from the coding sequence ATGAAAAAAAACCTATCAATGAATGGTGAAGCAACCGGAATTTCTATTACGCTTGATCGTGGCCCTTATCAAAATAATGGCGCATCGCCTTGGTATGCTTGCGTTGGTTTGGGAACCTCACCTCAGCCATTAAAATTTTCCTTTGATACTGGTAGTAACTTTATTTGGGTTACTTCTAGTTTATGCAAACCAAATACTTGTGAGCACTATGGAGATAAACAGTTCGTCTATCAACTATCGTCAAGCTTCACTTGGGTTGATGAGCAGGTAATGGCGGTTAGCTTCGGTCCTTGGGGAAGCATGGAAGTTCAAACGGGTCGTGATGTATTTACCTTAACGCCTCATCTAAACCAATCTGACATCGGATCTGTGTCTGTATTATCGGATATTTACCTTGCGAAATCTTATGAAGGCCCTCAGTTTAGTGAATTGGACTGGGATGGTGGAATTGGTGTTCCAAGTATGACGGACGTAACTGAGACAGCGGCCTATTCACCTTATCGATATCAGTCTTTTGCTAACCAAGCAGAAGCCGCCTCTTTTCATTTTTTTCAAAGCTTGATTGAGCAAAGAATTGTGAGTCCTCAATGTCCTTATGTAGGGTTTTTGACGGATATTGACAGCAAAGCAGGCCAGGTTCAATTTGGGCAGCTTGATGATGATTATAGGAACAGTCGAGAATATTTGTTTTTACCTTGGGATCAATACGCAGCACCGTATTTATGGACGAGTAAGATTTTCTCCCTTTCTATTGGTCATAAACAGGTTATTTCCCCTGAGTCTTTGCAGCAAGAGCCTTATTTTTTTGCTTTAGATTCTGGCTCCTCGGCTTTTAAAGGTGATGTTACTTTGATGAATACTCTTTACAACATCGCGTCTCAAACAAAAGAGGATGTTGTGATTGAGATTGGCCGTACCGATGCTGGAGATGTGGGGAAACTAGTCGTTACTGCGGATATGTACAATGTTTTTATTGAAGAAGGAGAGGATAAGGGAAAGGTCATAACTCAGTTTCAACCTCTTGAAGGGGGAGATTATATTGCCTTGGTAGGCTCTGTCATGATGGATTATCTGTATACCGTGTACGAATATTCAATTCATTACATTGATGGTAAGCCAAATCTTTTGCCTGTCGGTATGTGGGTTTTTAATAAACCCTCGGGGCCTAGAGTCATTACAACCCTCCAAGAGCTTCCAGCGCGAATTTTTGATGTTAACTGA
- a CDS encoding DUF3422 domain-containing protein codes for MTQANNSYGLDIHPLRDVLYAELHSRPFQVIPSPARISYLAIMVASDQKQAEFEHFCSLYDHFNGVPPENDSVCFEVDFGHFKIRRDKHLEFISYMIIDTQADISKGFFEQNALACLPFEWLSSLPGITIAAFHVTVEDARTIPEPDLALVKSHFEGMRLIGSRPQNGDAQVWTTFQLHSDGCGRFLIYNKGMSDSQLGRMVQRVVEIETYRLMALLALPMARKYNAELVSMDEELAQTTASLSDATEPLDEQALLSELIDMAAWVEATRAKTSFRFSATRAYHELVLKRLNELKEDEVSGHLTITEFMTRRLTPAVRTCNSTGNHLESLSTRIDRVSDMMRTQVEMSIQSQNQQLLTSMDRRSKIQLAMQHTVEGLSVAAISYYSVGLLKFLIEAVYDKGVSFDKSLVIGLSVPLVVGAVWLATRKIHKRFLLLAKAKEEK; via the coding sequence GTGACTCAAGCTAATAATTCCTATGGATTAGATATTCATCCATTACGCGATGTTCTTTATGCTGAACTGCACTCGCGTCCTTTCCAAGTTATCCCTAGCCCTGCTCGAATCAGTTATCTCGCTATTATGGTTGCTTCAGATCAGAAACAAGCCGAGTTCGAGCATTTTTGTTCACTCTATGATCATTTTAATGGAGTCCCACCAGAAAATGACAGTGTGTGCTTTGAAGTCGATTTTGGTCATTTTAAAATTCGTCGTGATAAGCATCTCGAATTCATCTCTTACATGATTATTGATACTCAAGCTGATATTTCGAAGGGATTTTTTGAGCAAAATGCCTTGGCTTGTTTGCCCTTCGAGTGGCTATCGAGTTTGCCCGGTATTACTATTGCCGCGTTTCATGTGACAGTGGAAGACGCACGAACGATACCCGAACCTGATCTTGCCCTTGTTAAGAGTCATTTTGAAGGGATGCGTTTAATTGGTAGTCGTCCGCAAAATGGTGATGCACAAGTGTGGACGACGTTTCAGCTACATAGTGATGGTTGTGGCCGCTTTTTGATTTACAACAAAGGCATGAGTGATAGTCAGCTCGGGCGCATGGTTCAGCGTGTTGTGGAAATTGAAACCTATCGTTTAATGGCATTATTAGCCTTACCAATGGCGCGGAAATATAATGCTGAATTGGTTTCTATGGACGAAGAGTTAGCGCAAACCACCGCCAGTTTGTCAGACGCCACGGAACCACTTGATGAACAGGCATTGTTGAGTGAATTGATTGACATGGCGGCTTGGGTTGAGGCGACTCGTGCTAAAACCTCTTTTCGATTTAGTGCCACAAGGGCTTATCACGAATTAGTTCTAAAGCGCTTGAATGAATTAAAAGAAGACGAAGTATCAGGTCATTTAACCATTACCGAATTTATGACGCGACGCTTAACGCCAGCGGTTAGAACCTGTAATAGCACCGGAAATCATTTGGAAAGTCTTTCTACACGTATTGATAGAGTGTCAGACATGATGCGCACTCAAGTAGAAATGTCGATACAGTCTCAGAATCAGCAATTACTCACTTCAATGGACCGTCGCTCTAAAATTCAATTAGCGATGCAGCATACCGTTGAAGGTTTGTCTGTTGCTGCGATTAGTTACTACAGCGTAGGACTCTTGAAGTTTTTAATAGAAGCCGTTTACGACAAAGGCGTGAGCTTTGATAAAAGTTTGGTAATCGGTCTGTCTGTGCCGCTTGTTGTTGGTGCAGTATGGCTTGCGACGAGAAAAATTCATAAGAGATTTTTGTTGTTGGCTAAAGCAAAAGAAGAGAAGTAG
- a CDS encoding lipocalin family protein: protein MKFIVWTMAILLAGCTSAPKNINPVTQFQVERYLGTWYEIVRQDHAFEEGLSNVTATYSMRDDGGIDVLNRGYSAEDKAWREAEGRAYFVNSSDVGHLKVSFFGPFYGAYVIFELDKKDYQYAMISGPSRDYFWLLSRTPTMPNTVKRRLLAKAESLGFPMDKLVNVVQRQNVQQVDSAQ, encoded by the coding sequence ATGAAATTTATTGTTTGGACAATGGCGATTTTGTTGGCTGGCTGTACGAGTGCTCCTAAAAATATTAATCCAGTAACTCAGTTTCAAGTGGAGCGTTATTTGGGCACTTGGTATGAAATTGTGCGCCAAGACCATGCTTTTGAAGAAGGTTTGTCGAACGTTACAGCAACTTATTCTATGAGAGATGACGGCGGTATTGATGTATTAAATCGAGGCTACTCTGCAGAAGATAAGGCGTGGCGAGAAGCAGAAGGTCGGGCTTATTTTGTTAATTCCTCTGATGTTGGGCATTTAAAAGTGTCTTTCTTTGGGCCTTTCTATGGTGCTTATGTGATCTTTGAGCTGGACAAAAAAGATTATCAGTATGCCATGATCTCAGGTCCAAGTCGGGACTACTTCTGGTTATTATCACGAACTCCAACAATGCCGAATACGGTAAAGCGCCGATTGCTAGCTAAAGCAGAGAGCTTAGGATTTCCGATGGATAAGTTGGTTAATGTGGTGCAAAGGCAAAATGTTCAACAAGTCGATAGCGCCCAGTAA